The following are from one region of the Amedibacterium intestinale genome:
- a CDS encoding replication protein translates to MNQVFSSYNPFLTLEYMQRKSITLEIWQQLDELEKSILTYLGSKKKVTRSELCTYTSKAPNTISARLNHLISLNIIKRNGSKYDPKQTYEMQ, encoded by the coding sequence GTGAATCAAGTGTTTTCTTCTTATAATCCTTTTTTAACACTGGAATATATGCAAAGAAAGTCTATAACACTAGAAATATGGCAACAGCTTGACGAATTAGAAAAATCAATTTTAACTTATTTAGGAAGCAAAAAGAAAGTAACAAGATCAGAACTATGCACTTACACTAGTAAAGCACCTAATACGATATCTGCTAGACTAAATCATCTAATCTCATTAAACATCATTAAGCGCAATGGAAGTAAATATGATCCTAAGCAGACATATGAAATGCAATAG